A genomic window from Tolypothrix sp. PCC 7910 includes:
- a CDS encoding Crp/Fnr family transcriptional regulator, with translation MYTKISAPDSAFTSHNSTINEQLTQKLFTRRQVIPPRNEVLWRIERGAVRTLTWSEDGTFITLGYWGPGDIVGYPLSKVKPYQIESLTSVELSVVPPHVWYQDIDALLSHIQQAEELLSIVHRKPMSLRLWQFLVWLSEKFGCDVEQGKLLDINVTHQEIAEVLNTTRVTVTRLLQQFEEEGKLLRHKRQIILRSTNKFMGE, from the coding sequence ATGTATACTAAAATTTCTGCCCCAGACTCTGCTTTTACATCTCATAATTCCACTATCAATGAACAGTTAACCCAAAAGCTCTTTACTCGTCGGCAAGTTATTCCTCCACGTAATGAGGTTCTGTGGCGCATAGAACGTGGAGCCGTTCGGACTTTAACTTGGAGTGAAGACGGAACATTTATCACTTTGGGTTATTGGGGACCAGGTGATATAGTTGGTTATCCTTTGTCTAAAGTTAAACCATACCAAATAGAATCTTTAACGAGTGTTGAACTAAGTGTAGTACCGCCTCATGTTTGGTATCAAGATATTGATGCTTTATTATCCCATATTCAACAAGCAGAAGAACTATTAAGCATAGTACATCGTAAACCAATGTCACTGCGCTTGTGGCAATTTTTAGTATGGCTAAGTGAAAAATTTGGTTGTGATGTAGAACAAGGTAAACTGCTTGATATTAATGTGACCCATCAAGAAATTGCAGAAGTTCTAAATACAACAAGAGTAACTGTAACACGACTTCTACAACAATTTGAAGAAGAAGGAAAACTTTTGCGCCATAAGCGTCAAATCATTCTGCGATCGACGAATAAATTTATGGGAGAATAA
- the cofH gene encoding 7,8-didemethyl-8-hydroxy-5-deazariboflavin synthase subunit CofH has product MVITTFPAILDRALRGDDISPSEGVVLLKQRDPEAIAAIHNTADQIRHMQAGDTITYVINRNINFTNICEQHCSFCAFRRDDGDDGAYWLDWTQILEKATDGVQRGATEICMQGGLNPQAKINGKSLPYYLKLVSTIKQEFPHIHLHAFSPQEVQFIARVDGLNYADVIAALRDAGVGSMPGTAAEVLDDEVRRVLCPEKINTATWLEIVSTAHQLGLHTTSTMLSGHIETVEQQIGHLEKLRSLQQTAIKNGYPAKITEFILLPFVGQEAPKPLRRRVGRDQPILEDALLLGAVARIFLGNWIPNHQPSWVKLGLSGAMSALVSGCNDIGGTLMEEHITTMAGAVGGTCMEVETLQTAIASLGRPCQQRDTLYQPV; this is encoded by the coding sequence GTGGTAATAACTACTTTTCCAGCTATTCTCGACCGTGCCCTAAGGGGAGATGATATATCTCCCTCAGAGGGAGTGGTATTGTTAAAACAAAGAGATCCAGAAGCGATCGCAGCTATTCACAACACGGCCGATCAAATCCGCCATATGCAAGCGGGTGATACAATCACTTACGTAATTAACCGCAATATTAACTTTACTAACATTTGCGAGCAGCACTGTAGTTTTTGTGCATTTCGGCGGGATGATGGTGATGATGGTGCTTACTGGTTAGATTGGACACAAATTTTGGAAAAAGCTACAGATGGGGTGCAGCGAGGTGCAACGGAAATCTGTATGCAGGGAGGGTTAAACCCACAAGCCAAAATCAACGGTAAATCTCTGCCTTATTATCTCAAGTTGGTGTCAACCATCAAGCAGGAATTTCCCCATATCCACTTGCACGCTTTCTCACCTCAAGAAGTGCAATTTATCGCCAGAGTGGATGGGCTCAATTATGCTGATGTGATTGCGGCTTTGCGTGATGCTGGTGTCGGCTCAATGCCAGGAACCGCTGCTGAGGTGCTAGATGATGAAGTACGGAGAGTACTTTGTCCAGAGAAGATTAATACGGCTACTTGGCTAGAAATTGTGAGTACAGCGCATCAATTAGGCTTGCACACTACCAGCACTATGCTTTCTGGGCATATCGAAACTGTAGAACAGCAAATAGGACATTTAGAGAAATTGCGATCGCTCCAACAAACTGCGATTAAAAATGGCTATCCTGCCAAAATCACAGAGTTTATTTTATTACCTTTTGTTGGGCAAGAAGCACCCAAACCTCTACGCCGCCGTGTAGGACGAGATCAACCAATTCTGGAAGATGCGTTGCTATTGGGTGCTGTGGCGCGGATTTTCCTAGGAAATTGGATTCCTAACCATCAACCGAGTTGGGTAAAGCTGGGGTTATCTGGTGCAATGTCAGCCTTAGTTTCCGGTTGCAACGATATTGGCGGCACATTGATGGAAGAACACATTACCACAATGGCGGGTGCGGTAGGTGGTACCTGTATGGAAGTAGAAACATTACAAACAGCGATCGCTTCTTTAGGACGACCTTGCCAACAAAGAGATACTTTGTATCAGCCAGTATGA
- the psb27 gene encoding photosystem II protein Psb27 — translation MKRYWSRLLALLLVVSISLMGCSSPDSLTGDYRQDTLAVVGILRNVLELSEDSPNKAAVQTEARQKINDFSARYQRSNSVSTLSSFTTMRTALNSLAGHYSSYPNRPVPQKLKDRLEQEFNQVEAALKRGA, via the coding sequence ATGAAGCGCTATTGGTCGCGTCTGCTTGCCCTGCTTTTGGTTGTAAGCATCAGCTTAATGGGCTGTTCTAGTCCTGATAGTTTAACAGGAGATTATCGTCAAGACACCTTAGCGGTAGTCGGGATTTTGAGAAATGTCCTAGAGTTATCAGAAGACTCACCAAATAAAGCAGCAGTTCAAACAGAAGCGCGTCAAAAAATAAACGATTTTTCAGCTCGTTACCAACGGTCTAACTCTGTCTCTACTTTGAGTTCTTTTACCACGATGCGAACAGCTTTAAACTCCTTAGCTGGACATTATAGCTCTTACCCAAATCGCCCCGTGCCACAAAAGCTCAAAGACCGTCTAGAACAAGAGTTTAATCAGGTAGAAGCAGCGCTGAAACGTGGTGCTTAA
- a CDS encoding cell wall metabolism sensor histidine kinase WalK, which produces MFLLGFSLGLAVGIGFWIWQQVQLNRYLERVLKPLNSPAAKVALPLIPGLRQEITMVKEQRQDLQQSLETYQELLDFAPLGYLQVDEENQLLWCNQQAREILYLERWQPGQVRLLLELVRSYELDRLIEQTRDCQQPRVKEWVFHPPCENPAVMLEIKSLAIRASSFPLSKGQVGVFLENRQPLLDMNQVRDRSFSDLAHELRTPLTSIRLVVETLQNRLEPPLNRWVNRLMQEVDRLINLVQGWLELTQMETDPSIRLQQEAVEVRSLITSVWETLEPLAQKQDLHLKYSGAENLWIKADRSRIYQVFLNLLDNSIKYSPPCTTIEVQTEILSTKDSLPKNSPLPALEINIIDCGVGFAEVDLPHVFERFYRGDQSRARDPVEDSNSTTAIVGSGLGLAIVRQIVLAHGGSIKAMNHPETGGAWIQLHFPEMMANTPSQDYS; this is translated from the coding sequence ATGTTTTTATTGGGATTTTCTCTGGGTTTAGCTGTAGGGATTGGCTTCTGGATTTGGCAACAAGTTCAACTCAACCGCTATTTAGAGCGAGTATTGAAACCTTTAAATTCTCCTGCTGCTAAAGTAGCGCTGCCTTTAATTCCTGGCTTGCGGCAGGAAATTACAATGGTGAAAGAGCAGCGGCAAGATTTGCAGCAATCCCTAGAAACTTACCAAGAATTGCTGGATTTCGCACCATTGGGGTATTTGCAGGTGGATGAAGAGAATCAACTGCTGTGGTGCAATCAACAGGCTAGAGAAATATTATATTTGGAGCGTTGGCAACCAGGACAAGTGCGTTTGTTGTTGGAGTTAGTGCGTTCTTATGAACTCGATCGCTTGATTGAGCAAACTCGTGATTGCCAACAACCAAGGGTAAAAGAGTGGGTGTTTCACCCCCCTTGTGAGAACCCAGCAGTAATGTTAGAAATAAAGTCTCTGGCTATACGGGCATCTAGCTTTCCCTTATCTAAGGGACAAGTGGGAGTATTTTTAGAAAATCGCCAACCCCTGCTGGATATGAATCAAGTAAGAGATCGTTCTTTTTCTGATTTAGCCCACGAACTCAGAACACCCCTGACTTCGATTCGTCTGGTTGTGGAAACTTTACAAAATCGCTTAGAACCACCTTTAAATCGTTGGGTTAACCGCTTGATGCAAGAAGTTGATCGGTTGATTAACTTGGTTCAAGGTTGGCTAGAGCTGACTCAAATGGAAACAGATCCCAGTATTCGATTGCAGCAGGAAGCTGTAGAAGTGCGATCGCTCATTACATCTGTTTGGGAAACTTTAGAACCATTGGCACAAAAGCAGGATCTTCATCTTAAATATTCTGGGGCAGAAAACCTTTGGATTAAGGCAGATCGTTCGCGCATATACCAAGTTTTTCTCAACTTGCTAGATAACAGCATCAAATACAGTCCGCCTTGCACAACTATTGAAGTCCAAACCGAAATACTATCAACCAAAGACAGTCTCCCGAAAAATTCTCCTCTCCCAGCACTGGAAATCAACATCATTGATTGCGGCGTTGGTTTTGCAGAAGTAGATTTACCCCATGTTTTTGAGCGTTTTTATCGGGGAGATCAATCACGAGCGCGCGATCCCGTAGAAGATAGTAATTCCACCACAGCGATCGTTGGTAGCGGTTTGGGTTTAGCGATCGTGCGACAAATTGTCCTCGCTCATGGAGGTTCAATCAAAGCCATGAATCATCCAGAAACAGGCGGTGCGTGGATACAACTACACTTCCCAGAGATGATGGCAAATACGCCAAGCCAAGACTATAGTTAA
- a CDS encoding iron uptake porin: MTKAFWSLLKISPLVMAATFVAANSTLAAEINEPVNGVAQISQESNSMGQVTSVSQFSDVQPTDWAFQALQSLVERYGCIAGYPNGTYRGNRALTRYEFAAGLNACLDRVNELIATATADLVTKQDLATLQRLQEEFSAELATLRGRVDSLEARTAELEANQFSTTTKLQGEAIFNVSQAFGDRQAVRTGSPTTDLNSNTVFSDRVRLSLLSSFTGKDQLQIRLQGRNTISNTGVTGTNMSRLGFDGNENNNVAIDKINYAFNFSDAVRVKIDATGAELNENVNTFNPDFASSGRGALSRYGRFSPIYRQAADGAGITVNVNPNGPLTFSAAYLSQTQGAISASNPGDNSGLFNGNSTFFGQLAFKPNKAFNVGLSYARTYQNTPNLFQGTGSITANNPFVGTPRTEANHYGIQATFQASPQLALSGWAGYTTADTVTGPSRSADIWYWAASLGVRDFGAKGNVLGVIFGQPPKVTGGSGGVASESGTSYHLEGLYKVKVSDNIQVTPGLLVIFNPENNNNNSNIYVGTLRTTFTF, encoded by the coding sequence ATGACAAAAGCATTCTGGAGTCTTTTAAAGATTAGTCCATTGGTTATGGCTGCTACATTTGTAGCTGCTAACAGTACCTTGGCTGCTGAAATTAATGAACCTGTAAATGGTGTTGCTCAGATCTCCCAAGAGTCCAACAGCATGGGCCAAGTGACATCAGTTTCACAGTTTTCTGATGTACAGCCTACAGATTGGGCATTCCAAGCTTTACAATCCCTCGTTGAGCGCTATGGCTGTATTGCAGGTTATCCTAACGGCACTTATCGTGGTAACCGTGCTTTGACTCGTTATGAATTCGCTGCAGGTTTGAACGCTTGTTTAGATCGGGTGAATGAGTTGATTGCTACAGCTACGGCTGACTTGGTAACTAAGCAAGACTTAGCTACTTTACAGCGCTTACAAGAAGAATTTTCTGCTGAATTAGCTACCTTACGTGGTCGTGTTGATTCTTTAGAAGCCCGGACTGCTGAACTAGAAGCTAATCAATTCTCCACTACTACCAAGTTGCAAGGGGAAGCAATTTTCAACGTTTCTCAAGCTTTTGGTGACAGACAAGCAGTTCGGACTGGTTCTCCAACTACAGACTTAAATTCCAATACTGTATTCTCAGATCGGGTTCGTTTAAGCTTACTTAGCAGTTTTACAGGAAAAGACCAGTTGCAAATCCGGTTACAAGGTCGCAACACTATCTCTAATACAGGTGTAACTGGTACCAACATGAGCCGTTTGGGTTTCGATGGTAATGAAAACAACAACGTTGCTATCGATAAAATCAACTATGCTTTTAACTTTAGCGACGCAGTACGTGTAAAAATAGACGCTACTGGTGCTGAGTTAAATGAGAACGTTAATACCTTTAACCCTGACTTTGCGAGTTCTGGTAGAGGCGCTCTATCCCGCTACGGAAGATTTAGTCCTATTTATCGTCAAGCTGCTGATGGTGCTGGTATAACTGTCAACGTTAATCCCAATGGTCCTTTGACCTTCAGCGCAGCTTACCTGTCTCAAACTCAAGGTGCAATTTCTGCTAGTAATCCAGGTGATAACAGTGGATTATTTAATGGGAATAGCACTTTTTTTGGTCAGTTAGCTTTCAAGCCTAACAAAGCTTTCAATGTTGGATTGAGCTACGCTCGTACTTATCAAAATACTCCTAATCTCTTCCAAGGAACAGGCAGTATCACTGCTAATAATCCTTTTGTCGGTACACCACGTACTGAAGCTAATCATTACGGTATCCAAGCTACCTTCCAAGCTAGTCCTCAGTTAGCATTAAGTGGTTGGGCTGGTTATACTACAGCCGATACTGTAACAGGCCCCAGCAGAAGCGCAGATATTTGGTACTGGGCTGCTTCTTTGGGTGTGAGAGATTTTGGTGCTAAAGGTAATGTTCTAGGTGTGATTTTTGGTCAACCACCTAAAGTAACTGGTGGTAGTGGTGGTGTTGCTTCAGAATCTGGTACCTCTTATCATTTAGAGGGCTTATATAAAGTGAAGGTTTCTGATAATATTCAAGTAACCCCTGGTTTATTGGTGATCTTCAATCCAGAAAACAACAACAATAACAGCAACATATATGTAGGTACGCTCCGTACTACCTTTACTTTCTAA
- a CDS encoding winged helix-turn-helix domain-containing protein — MYTSESTKFPAKADIGQTSRILVVEDEELIREMLLVALEGEGYEVVTATDGRSAVEYIKNFEPNFGELSFDLVILDLMLPQINGLDICRLLRHQGNPVPILMLSAKGSETDRVLGLEVGADDYLTKPFSMRELVARCRALLRRQRFSTLPQIPILKYKDVSLNPQECRVLVRGQEVSLSPKEFRLLELFMSYARRVWSREQLLDQVWGPDFVGDSKTVDVHIRWLREKLELDPSRPEYIVTVRGFGYRFG; from the coding sequence ATGTACACTAGCGAATCTACCAAGTTTCCTGCCAAAGCGGATATAGGGCAAACAAGCCGCATTCTAGTAGTAGAAGATGAAGAATTAATCCGAGAAATGCTATTGGTAGCACTAGAAGGTGAAGGCTATGAGGTCGTAACTGCTACCGATGGGCGATCAGCTGTTGAATATATCAAAAATTTTGAACCCAATTTTGGGGAGCTTTCCTTTGATTTGGTAATTCTAGATTTAATGCTGCCCCAAATCAATGGATTAGATATTTGCCGCTTACTTCGTCATCAAGGAAACCCAGTACCGATTTTGATGCTGAGTGCCAAAGGTAGTGAAACTGACCGTGTTTTAGGGTTAGAAGTGGGAGCAGATGACTATCTTACCAAACCCTTTAGTATGCGGGAATTAGTCGCTCGCTGTCGCGCTTTACTACGTCGTCAGCGCTTCAGTACTTTGCCGCAAATACCGATACTTAAGTACAAGGATGTAAGTTTAAATCCTCAAGAGTGTCGCGTGCTAGTTCGCGGTCAAGAGGTAAGCCTATCACCAAAGGAGTTTCGTCTCCTAGAACTGTTTATGAGTTATGCTCGTCGAGTATGGTCGCGGGAACAGTTGCTAGATCAGGTTTGGGGGCCAGATTTTGTAGGTGATAGTAAAACTGTAGATGTCCACATCCGTTGGCTACGGGAAAAATTAGAGTTAGACCCTAGTCGTCCAGAATATATTGTGACTGTCAGAGGTTTTGGCTATAGATTTGGATAA
- a CDS encoding glycosyltransferase, producing the protein MPQSQDYPLLSVPTGKLQISELPSNITDIDGEAILLSLVIPTYKERDNINNVVKILSQVLDECIPGRYELIVVDDDSPDRTWEVAQSLMGDYPQLRVMRRQQERGLSSAVIRGWQAARGHILGVIDGDLQHPPEVLTQLVTEIEQGADLALASRHVDGGGVSSWSIVRRVLSRGAQVLGLIILPSVLGRVSDPMSGYFMVRRNAIAGVTLNPVGYKILLEVIGRGSVREIAEVGYVFCERKEGESKVTWKQYVDYLHHLLKLRLSTGRLGKVSKFSQNMGFPIGRFLRFGLVGLSGVFVDMAMLYLLSDPTTLALPLTRSKIIAGEIAIFNNFLWNDAWTFADVSMKQQEWRQRLKRFLKFNVICLAGLVLNVLILNLVFNFILPNRYIANLIAIAVATIWNFWVNLKLSWRVTDVK; encoded by the coding sequence ATGCCTCAAAGCCAAGATTATCCATTATTATCAGTACCAACTGGTAAATTACAAATCTCTGAATTACCTTCTAATATTACAGATATAGATGGCGAAGCCATTCTTCTTTCTTTAGTAATTCCTACTTACAAAGAGCGCGACAATATCAACAATGTTGTCAAAATCTTGAGTCAAGTACTGGATGAGTGCATTCCTGGACGCTATGAACTGATTGTAGTAGATGACGATAGTCCAGATCGTACTTGGGAAGTAGCGCAATCCCTGATGGGAGATTACCCACAGTTGCGGGTAATGCGACGACAACAGGAACGAGGTTTATCCTCAGCAGTAATTCGTGGTTGGCAGGCGGCAAGAGGGCATATACTCGGGGTAATTGACGGAGATTTACAGCATCCACCTGAGGTATTAACGCAATTAGTAACTGAGATTGAGCAGGGTGCAGATTTGGCGCTAGCTAGCCGTCATGTAGACGGAGGCGGTGTCAGTAGTTGGAGTATTGTGAGGCGTGTCTTATCTCGTGGCGCTCAAGTTTTAGGATTAATTATCTTACCAAGTGTATTGGGAAGAGTTTCCGATCCCATGAGTGGTTATTTTATGGTGCGTCGAAATGCGATCGCCGGAGTAACGCTCAACCCAGTAGGATATAAAATTCTGTTAGAGGTAATTGGGCGGGGAAGTGTTCGTGAAATTGCTGAAGTAGGCTATGTGTTCTGTGAACGCAAAGAAGGCGAAAGCAAAGTGACATGGAAGCAATATGTCGATTATTTACACCACCTACTCAAATTGCGCCTTTCCACAGGGCGTTTAGGAAAAGTTAGCAAATTTAGTCAAAATATGGGTTTCCCAATTGGTCGATTTTTGCGCTTTGGGTTGGTAGGGTTAAGTGGGGTTTTTGTAGATATGGCAATGCTTTATTTGCTTAGTGATCCTACAACCTTAGCCTTACCCCTGACTCGTAGCAAAATCATTGCAGGAGAAATTGCAATTTTCAACAATTTTTTGTGGAATGATGCCTGGACATTCGCTGATGTTTCTATGAAGCAGCAAGAATGGCGACAACGTTTGAAGCGCTTTTTGAAATTTAATGTAATTTGCTTAGCTGGACTAGTGTTAAATGTACTGATTTTGAATCTAGTATTTAACTTCATCCTGCCTAACCGCTACATTGCAAACTTAATTGCGATCGCAGTTGCTACTATTTGGAATTTCTGGGTTAACTTGAAACTTAGCTGGCGAGTCACTGATGTTAAATAG
- the phoU gene encoding phosphate signaling complex protein PhoU translates to MKAIVYPPNPDPTQLARAIRRLERDVLRMGALVEQSFRLSHQALFARNLTAAEELPQLDKKIDRFYRQIESDCTAIMTLQAPTAQDLRHLSAFMQLVRDLERIGDYAEDLADIAIKLFPYPPHASLPEIAVMSHHAQAMLATSLVALADLDEAGGRSIQHLDDAVDNAYERLYNTLAFQKDVPGVVEPIVLLALAIRCLERMADHATNIGQRVAYIVTGQRY, encoded by the coding sequence GTGAAAGCTATCGTTTATCCTCCCAATCCCGATCCAACCCAGCTAGCACGCGCCATTAGGCGCTTAGAGCGTGATGTATTACGCATGGGTGCTTTGGTGGAACAATCGTTTCGTCTGAGCCACCAAGCGTTATTTGCGCGCAACTTAACAGCAGCTGAGGAACTTCCTCAATTAGATAAAAAAATTGATCGCTTTTATAGACAAATAGAGTCAGATTGTACAGCAATCATGACATTACAAGCACCAACGGCCCAAGATTTGCGGCACTTGAGTGCTTTTATGCAGCTAGTGCGAGATTTAGAGCGGATTGGGGATTATGCTGAAGATCTAGCTGACATTGCCATTAAACTTTTTCCTTATCCGCCTCATGCTTCTTTACCAGAGATTGCTGTCATGTCTCACCATGCTCAAGCTATGTTAGCAACTAGTTTGGTGGCTTTAGCCGATTTAGATGAAGCAGGTGGACGGAGTATCCAGCATTTAGATGATGCTGTTGATAATGCCTATGAACGCCTCTATAACACTTTAGCCTTTCAAAAAGATGTTCCTGGTGTAGTCGAGCCCATTGTCCTTTTAGCTCTGGCAATTCGCTGCTTGGAACGTATGGCAGATCATGCTACTAACATTGGTCAACGAGTAGCATATATCGTTACAGGTCAACGCTATTAA
- a CDS encoding DUF3318 domain-containing protein, whose product MEPTAEIRRLLDVMPASARMLTKIISKPQQAKVIDASFPFPWNQERPIYINFDLWFRLGKSQRDLLLLQTVSWLTGVKWFKPSIYQGVLVAGLLGGLVESTQSDVVGVAIAVGLSAIAGFRIWRTNQSPELELNADAAAIRIAGRRGYSEAEAAAHLLSAIEIVAQIEGRSGLSFNELIRCQNLRAIAGLSSVSLPKSYIQ is encoded by the coding sequence ATGGAGCCAACCGCGGAAATTCGCCGCCTGTTAGATGTAATGCCTGCTTCTGCACGAATGCTGACAAAAATTATCAGCAAACCGCAACAGGCAAAGGTAATTGATGCTTCCTTTCCATTTCCTTGGAATCAAGAGCGGCCAATATATATTAATTTTGATTTATGGTTTCGCTTGGGGAAATCACAACGAGATTTGTTGTTGTTGCAAACAGTTAGCTGGCTAACGGGGGTGAAGTGGTTTAAACCCAGTATTTATCAAGGTGTACTTGTCGCAGGGCTTTTAGGTGGGCTAGTAGAATCAACACAATCAGATGTTGTAGGTGTTGCGATCGCAGTGGGATTAAGTGCGATCGCTGGTTTTCGGATTTGGCGAACGAACCAATCTCCAGAGTTAGAGTTAAATGCTGATGCAGCTGCAATTCGCATTGCTGGGCGACGAGGTTACTCAGAAGCAGAAGCTGCAGCGCATTTGTTATCTGCAATTGAGATAGTAGCTCAAATTGAGGGGCGTTCTGGCTTAAGTTTTAACGAATTGATTCGTTGCCAAAACTTACGGGCGATCGCAGGTTTATCATCTGTGAGTTTACCAAAAAGTTATATACAGTAA
- a CDS encoding glycosyltransferase family 39 protein, protein MSTSIIWGVVLTFISEVLSQLHILNFLYVLITWSLLNSLALICQYLFLIKNPNYINLNTAISGKIKKYIKIEPVNKILLSSIFFIIATVGLIAIIAPPNNWDSMDYHMTRVVHWMQNNSFEHYPTSYTPQLYQNPWSEFVILHFQILSGADYYANLVQWFSMLGCTIGASLIAQQLSTDLRGQVFAAVISATIPMGILQASSTQNDYVLSFWLVGLAYYILLSVQKRARTSWTNLCLVGSTVGLAILTKGTAYFYVLPFLIWVGLSEIKYLRFKVWQSGIIVGSLALCLNFPHYLRNYNLFGSPLGEPSTYKNEILGINVLISNILRNLALHLGTPIGLWNGIINKIIQILHIFLGIDVNDTRITFSKTFFVPGGWSTLGFPGNENSAGNLLHLFLILFCISIYILKKRKKTNNYILSYLLTVVSTFLLFCYLVKWQAWNSRLHLPFFVLLSPFLGVILSQIKKQKIALSLAIILLISSFSWLFFNRYRPIVDSHNIFQTNRIEQYFSNRPYLKDPYVGVVNFLQSKGCSNIGLSLGNDPWEYPYWEIWQTKRIAVNMQHVNVTNISAQLSNQYPYKNFIPCAIITMETKRSKQEKSPEMTIKGRTYIRVGDFPPVGIFFSKYEH, encoded by the coding sequence ATGTCAACTTCTATTATTTGGGGCGTTGTTCTTACCTTTATTAGTGAAGTTTTAAGTCAGCTTCATATACTTAATTTTTTATATGTATTAATAACATGGTCATTATTAAATTCTTTAGCATTAATATGCCAATATTTATTTCTAATTAAAAATCCAAATTATATAAATTTAAATACTGCAATCTCTGGAAAAATAAAAAAATATATTAAAATAGAACCTGTCAACAAAATATTGTTGTCTAGTATATTTTTCATTATCGCTACTGTTGGTTTAATTGCTATTATTGCGCCCCCAAATAATTGGGATTCAATGGACTATCATATGACTCGTGTTGTACATTGGATGCAAAATAATAGTTTTGAACATTATCCCACCAGTTACACACCACAACTATATCAAAACCCTTGGTCAGAGTTTGTAATTCTGCATTTTCAAATCTTGAGCGGTGCTGATTACTATGCTAACTTGGTTCAATGGTTTAGTATGCTTGGCTGCACGATAGGAGCCTCATTAATTGCACAACAACTAAGCACAGACTTACGAGGCCAGGTTTTTGCTGCTGTTATTAGTGCCACTATTCCTATGGGTATATTGCAAGCATCAAGCACTCAAAATGATTATGTTTTGTCATTTTGGCTAGTTGGTCTTGCTTATTATATTTTGCTTTCGGTACAAAAAAGAGCAAGAACTAGCTGGACTAATTTATGTTTAGTTGGAAGTACTGTAGGATTAGCAATCTTAACTAAAGGAACAGCTTATTTTTATGTACTTCCATTTTTAATCTGGGTAGGTTTATCTGAAATAAAATATTTACGTTTTAAAGTATGGCAGTCTGGAATAATAGTAGGTAGTCTAGCTTTATGTTTAAACTTTCCTCATTATTTACGTAATTACAATTTATTTGGCTCGCCGTTAGGAGAACCTAGTACATATAAAAACGAAATATTGGGTATTAATGTACTAATTTCTAACATATTAAGAAATTTAGCTTTGCACTTAGGAACACCTATCGGTTTATGGAATGGCATAATAAATAAAATAATTCAAATATTACATATCTTTTTGGGCATAGATGTTAATGATACACGTATCACTTTTTCTAAAACATTTTTTGTTCCCGGAGGTTGGTCAACTCTAGGCTTTCCTGGAAACGAGAACAGTGCTGGTAATTTATTACATTTATTCCTAATATTATTCTGTATATCTATTTATATTTTAAAAAAAAGAAAGAAAACAAATAATTATATATTGAGTTATTTACTGACGGTAGTAAGTACATTTTTATTATTTTGTTATTTAGTCAAATGGCAAGCATGGAATAGCCGTCTGCACCTACCATTTTTTGTATTATTATCTCCTTTTTTGGGTGTAATCTTATCCCAAATCAAAAAGCAGAAGATAGCATTATCTTTAGCAATTATTTTATTAATATCATCATTTTCTTGGCTATTTTTTAATAGATATAGACCTATCGTTGATAGCCATAATATTTTTCAGACTAACCGAATTGAGCAATATTTTAGCAATAGACCCTACCTCAAAGACCCTTATGTTGGAGTAGTTAATTTCTTACAGTCAAAAGGCTGCTCAAATATTGGTTTGTCATTAGGTAACGATCCCTGGGAATATCCTTACTGGGAAATTTGGCAGACAAAGAGAATAGCAGTAAATATGCAACATGTTAATGTTACTAATATTTCTGCTCAACTAAGTAACCAATATCCCTATAAAAATTTTATACCTTGTGCAATTATTACTATGGAAACAAAAAGAAGCAAACAGGAAAAATCTCCAGAGATGACTATCAAAGGCAGAACTTATATTCGAGTAGGTGATTTCCCTCCAGTAGGGATTTTTTTCTCCAAATATGAGCATTGA